The Denticeps clupeoides chromosome 1, fDenClu1.1, whole genome shotgun sequence genome segment ACTCTAGTGAGTAAATATTTACTTTCCTTGCCCACCCCCTCACATTTCTGTATGTAACTAGGGCGTGCTGTCAAATAATTCAATGAAATGTTTCTACAAAGACAGATTTTCAAATACCAGGAAAACCACCATGTAACAGTTGTACAAATAATTCACGTAGATTCCAGTCATAGGCCACAGACCTACAATAGACCTACAAATAGACTCTGAAgtcattttaatgtttcagTGGACCACATCAATTATGTATCAATTCTGAAACGTATATGGCATACGAGTGAAACAGGGTCATGGCAGTTGTTTTACTACAtaccttcttcttctgctgaagACTGAGGTTCTTACGGGCCAGCACATAGGACAGCTTTGACAATGCAGCCTCAGGGGTCATATCACAGCCTGGCATAAGACCAGCATCACAAAGAGCCTGCAAAATGAAAGGACATTATTGATTTGTTCCTGGTTGATAAATCAAAACAACTGAGAGTTCATTGTGCTCATGATTGACACAGACGATTAGAAATTAAAAGATAAGAAACTGCAAGCATACAGATATGCAAATTCAAAAAGCAAACCCAGACCTTTCCAGTAGCATATGATGTGGTCACAGATCCTCTGAGACACTGAGTGCAATTGACAATAACCACTCCTCTTTCTGTGGCTTTTCGAAACTCAGCTAACAGGTCAGGGCGATTGTTAGGGGCATTTCCGCTACCATATGTCTCCAGTACAATACCTTCCATGGGGGGCTGCAGGAAAGCACGGacctgaaaaaacaaacagtatttCATCAGAAGGAGCGTTTTTAAACTAATCCTTACAGGAGTGGCCACAAAAATGTATGGAAACTACACATTTtgatttttctattttatgtAGTCATTaactataaaaacaaaaacctggATCTTACAGTTTCCGCTGTGATGCCAGGAAACAGACGCAGAAGGCCCACATTGCGATTCATCTCGGTGCTCACTGTAAATTTAGCGGTTGTGTTGGCCCTCCAAACTGTGTCCCAGTTGACTAtgtaacaaaacaataaaacaataaattgaCAATGAGTAtgtgattaaataatattaacaatatgaCAAGGCATTGCTTGTGTGTAGGTTTTACTTTTGATATCAACTTCAGCATTAGCCAGTGGAGCAAGATTTGGAgaactgaaggcattaaaactccCAGCATCCACTTTTGTGACACGATTGCCCCTGTACAGCTTGTGATGGAAGTATAaacaaacctaaaaaaaaaaaaaaaaaaaaaaaaaaaaaaaaaaaaaaaaccccactatGAACAATTTTTGGAATGCTTTTGAAATGGAATTGGTGAGGTTTAACACAAATTGATTTAAGCCTTCACCTCGGGAATCACAAACTGGCCGGCAATCAGCAGCGCCCCCAGGAGGTTGTCTCTGCCATCATTTCTCATTTCATAAATGGGAACCTAACACAAAAATTTCAAGTCACCCAGTGTTTCACCCGACACATCAAGCAgaagaacaaaataataatttttagaatgcaaaacaaaaactttTGCGAAAAGCTGTTGATATGGCTTACCTGTGAGCCAGTCAGGATGACTGGCTTCCCAAGGTGTTCACACATGAAGGACAGGGCAGATGCAGTGTAAGCCATCGTGTCTGTACCATGCAGGATGACAAACCCATCATACTTCTCATAATTTTTCTgtggaccaaaaaaaacacacacaaaatttatAAATAGAACAATGTATTGTAATCACAGCTTTATTTGAAGTTTGCCATATCTACAAGAGTAAGGAGTTAAAGGGTTAAATGAGCACCTCAATATCTTTTCCAATACTGGCCCAGTCATCTGTGGTCATATTGCAAGAGTCCAGTAATGGCGAATACTCCATTACTGTGTACACTatccttttgttttgtttagagAGCCTGGGTTAGACAAAGGAGACGAGACACTGTTAGAGAAGAGGTAACTAAAGATAATCAAAAATCACAGCAAACCAAAAACAAGCAGAAAAGGCAAGCCGATTTATATCAGTGAACAATCAAGCCAGTTAGCATTCCTTTTggggaaaaagcaaaaaatattcaAGTTACCTTGAAGACTGTCTACATATACACAGAGGGCTTGGTAAAGTGGTTTTATAAATATTTCTATTATAATCATTAATATTACAAGTTTAACAGACAAGCACCAtaaaaactgacaaaatgaTTTTGCTGTCAATCAGCTATATAAAGGATAGCAGCAGATCAAGTTGCAGTCTGATATATTCAACTACACTGAATATctcgaaataaaaaaaaaaaatttaaaaaaaaaaaagaaaagctacTTGAGACCCATTTTTCTTTCAAGGACTCACTTTACTTCC includes the following:
- the aspg gene encoding 60 kDa lysophospholipase isoform X10, with product MEYSPLLDSCNMTTDDWASIGKDIEKNYEKYDGFVILHGTDTMAYTASALSFMCEHLGKPVILTGSQVPIYEMRNDGRDNLLGALLIAGQFVIPEVCLYFHHKLYRGNRVTKVDAGSFNAFSSPNLAPLANAEVDIKINWDTVWRANTTAKFTVSTEMNRNVGLLRLFPGITAETVRAFLQPPMEGIVLETYGSGNAPNNRPDLLAEFRKATERGVVIVNCTQCLRGSVTTSYATGKALCDAGLMPGCDMTPEAALSKLSYVLARKNLSLQQKKKMLSRNLRGEMIADLEGAKLTLSDSRFIQIIAKSLSISCKEELEAIRDALNPTLACAAAKIGDIEALEAIREMGSSLSMADYDGRTPLHIAACEGNLKVVQYLLEQGATVYARDRYGDTPLTNAVRFRHKDVVKLLRKTGAHFCQSEIEDAGNELCCQTPTSTRAKTRELSKDTKDKIGSSQSCAGVKSTIGKQLGEKRSTVGVNGITDNLPQLAAPFSRSFVPHEIKSCMVRKLPRTTFWKLANDLIRLNQGCFSTKGTGQLNCIKERMNGT